TACGGTGTGCCGCAAGGCCTGGTAGTAGGGCTTATTGCGGGAGGGGATTCTGCCATCCGCAGGGCCGTAGAGAATGCGGAAGATGATATGGAACAGGGCTGGCGTGATCTGCTGCAGTATAATATCAGCGATAAAGACGTTGTGGTGGGCATTGCCGCCAGCGGCACCACGCCATATGTTATCGGCGCCTTGCAGACCTGCCGCAGCCAGGGCATCATCACCGGCAGCATCAGCTGTAACCCCGGATCGCCCGTGTCCGCGTATGCGGATTACCCCGTAGAGGTGGTCGTAGGCCCGGAGTTCGTGACCGGAAGCACCCGCATGAAAAGCGGCACCGCCCAGAAACTGGTATTGAACATGATCTCCACCACTGTGATGATACAACTCGGAAGGGTGGAAGACAATAAAATGGTCAACATGCAGCTCAGTAACGAAAAGCTGGTGGACCGCGGCGTAAAAATGGTCATGGAACAACTGCAGCTGGCAGAGTATGAAGAAGCCAAAACCTTGCTGCTGGAGTTCGGCAGCGTAAAGAGAGCAGTGGAAAGCCGTAAATAAAAATTTATTAAATTGCCATTAACAAGCGTTTGACAGAGCATGCACGACATAGAACCTTTTTACAACTGGCGTCATCTGTACACAGCTGAAGAGGATGAGCTGTCGCCGTTCTATGGCCGTGAATATAGTGAGTTCGAGTTTACCAATACCGTTTACAACTATTATATTCATCCGCAATGGGACGATTTCGGCGCCCCCAACCTCTACATGAAGATCCTGTTTGCGGATTACCAGTTCAACTACGCCATCATCGAAATGATCGGGGAATGGAACGATGCGGTGGAGAACAACATTATGACGCTCAAGCGTGATATTATCGACCTGCTGATCAGCCACGGTATCCGGAAGTTTGTGCTCATTTGCGAAAACGTCCTGAATTTCTATTCCTCGGATGACTGTTATTACGAGGAGTGGTGGGACGATATCCGTGACGAAGGCGGCTGGATCGTGGTCCTGAATATGCCGGTGCAGACCCGGGAAGAATTTGAGCGGGAACGGCTGGATAACTACGCACACCTGCTGGATGAGCCGAAATGGCGGACTTTTTTGCCCCAACACCTGTTCAATCTTGTGGATAACTGGATGATGCGCCGCCTTGAATAGGGCTTTTTCGTGATAAATATCATTTGGGTTTAATTTTTCATGTTTTATATTTGCCCGACATTTCACTTATTTCATCAACACTAAAGGAAGCTTAGAACGTATCTTATGAAATGGTCGCAATTCTTTAATACCTCCATTGGTAGAAAGTTGCTGGTAGGTGCTACCGGTTTTTTCCTGTGCGCGTTCGTGATCGTACACCTGGCCGGGAACATCTCTTTGCTGAAAGACGATGGGGGTGAAGCCTTTAATACCTATGCGGCTTTCATGGGGCACAACGCGCTGATCCAGTTCCTGGCCTGGGGATTGAAGATCATCATCGTCCTGCATGCTGTGATTGCCATTGTGCTTACCGTTCAGAACCGCAAGGCCCGTCCTGTTAAATACGCGGTGAAGCCAGGTAACAAAACCTCCTCCTGGTTCAGCCGTCAAATGGCTATCATGGGCAGTATCCTCTTCATTTTTATTGTCATTCACCTCTCCCAGTTCTGGTGGGCCATGCATTATGGCGATATCAACACGGTCAGCTATGGTGCTGCTGAAGAAGTAGGCGATCTGTATGAAGTGGTGTATTTCGCGTTTGAACAGTTATGGATCGTGGTCCTGTATGTGATAGGGATGATCGCACTGTCTTTCCACCTGATCCATGGTTTCAGAAGCGCCTGCCAGACCTTCGGCCTGAACCATAAAAAGTACAACGGCATGCTCAATTTCGTCGGTGTTTATTTCTTCGGAATACTGATCCCGGCAGGTTTTGCAGTGATCCCCGTTGTTATTTTTCTTAAACAAATCTGATAAAGCAAGGATATTATGTTGAACGCAAAAATTCCTGCCGGACCGCTGGAAACCAAGTGGAGCAAATATAAAAGCACCGTGAAGCTGGTGAATCCCGCCAATAAACGGAAACTGGAAGTGATCGTAATAGGCACCGGTCTCGCCGGCGCTTCCGCCGCTGCTTCCCTCGCTGAACTGGGTTACAAGGTGAAAGCTTTCTGTTTCCAGGATAGTCCCCGCCGCGCGCACAGCATTGCTGCACAGGGCGGGATCAATGCCGCAAAGAATTACCAGAACGACGGGGACTCCGTATTCCGTCTTTTTTATGATACTGTAAAAGGTGGTGACTACCGCGCCCGTGAAGGCAACGTGTACCGCCTTGCCGAAGTGAGCGCATCTATCATCGACCAGTGCGTGGCGCAGGGTGTGCCTTTCGCCCGTGAATATGGGGGATTGCTCAGCAACCGCTCTTTTGGCGGTACGCAGGTACAGCGTACGTTCTATGCCGCCGGGCAGACCGGTCAGCAGTTGTTGCTCGGCGCTTATTCCGCCCTGCAGCGCCAGGTAGCCCTTGGTAACGTGAAAATGTACAACCGCCATGAAATGCTGGACATCGTAATGGTGGACGGCAAAGCCCGCGGCATCATTGCCCGGGACCTGGTGAGCGGCAAGCTGGAAAGACATTTCGGCCACGCCGTGCTCCTGTGCAGCGGCGGTTATGGCAACGTATTCTACCTGTCTACCAACGCCATGGGCTCCAATGTTACCGCCGCCTGGAAAGCGCACAAACGCGGTGCATACTTCGGCAACCCCTGCTTCACGCAGATCCACCCGACCTGCATCCCCGTTTCCGGCGACCATCAGAGCAAACTGACCCTCATGTCAGAATCCCTGCGTAACGACGGGCGCATCTGGGTACCCAAGAAAAAGGACGATAACCGCAAAGCCACCGATATACCCGAAGATGAAAGGGATTATTATCTCGAAAGAAGATATCCCGCCTTCGGTAACCTCGTTCCCCGTGACGTAGCCTCCCGCGCAGCAAAAGAAAGATGCGACGAAGGTTACGGCGTAGGCGCTTCGAAAATGGCCGTGTACCTCGATTTTGCCGAAGCTATCGTACGGTACGGCAAGATCGAGGCCAGCAAAAAAGGCGATGACAACGCCAGCCAGGAAGAGATCATCAAACTGGGTAAAGCGGTAGTGGCCGAGAAATACGGCAACCTCTTCGATATGTACGCCAAGATCACCGGCGAAAATCCATACGAAACCCCGATGCGCATTTATCCCGCGGTGCATTACACCATGGGCGGCCTCTGGGTGGATTACGAACTGATGACCACCGTACCGGGCCTCTACGCCCTCGGTGAAGCCAACTTCTCCGATCACGGCGCTAACCGCCTCGGCGCATCAGCGCTGATGCAGGGACTGGCAGACGGTTATTTCGTGATCCCGTACACCGTTGGTAATTACCTGGCAGACGAGATCCATACCAAACCCCTGCCGCTGGACCATCCCGCTTTCGTGGAAACAGAGAAAGCCGTACAGCAGCAACTGGATACCCTCATGGGCATCCAGGGCCAGCATTCGGTAGACCACTTCCATAAAGCCCTCGGCAAGATCATGTGGGACAAATGCGGTATGGCCAGGAATGAAAAAGGACTGAAAGAAGCGATCGTAGAAATACAGGCATTAAGGGCTGAATTCTGGAAGAACGTACGCATCCCCGGTTCACAGCACGCGTTCAATCCCGAGCTGGAAAAAGCAGGCCGCGTGGCAGACTTCCTTGAACTGGGCGAACTGATGTGCAAAGACGCACTGGAAAGGAACGAATCCTGCGGCGGGCACTTCCGCGAAGAATCGCAGACCGAAGAAGGCGAAGCAAAACGTGATGACGACAATTATGCATACGTAGCCGCATGGGAATACAAAGGCCCGGGCAGCTCCGAACTGCACAAGGAAGCACTGACGTTCGATATCGTTCATCCGACACAGCGCAGCTACAAATAATAAACCAGCTTTCCATTCACGATTAAGATTAATAATTATGAAGCTCACATTAAAAGTCTGGCGCCAGCAGAACACACAGGACAAAGGCCGGTTTGAGACCTACCAGGTTTCAGATGTCTCGAAGGATATGTCCTTCCTGGAAGTGTTCGATGTGCTGAATGAGCGTTTGATCAACGAAGGAAAAGATCCTATCGCATTTGACCACGACTGCCGTGAAGGTATCTGTGGCATGTGCTCCATGTATATCAATGGCCGTGCACACGGCCCCTGGAATGAAACCACTACCTGTCAGCTGCACATGCGGGCGTACAACGACGGCGATACCATTGTGGTAGAGCCCTGGCGCGCGGCAGCTTTCCCGGTCATCAAAGACCTGACGGTGGACCGCACCTCCTTTGACCGCATTATTCAGGCAGGCGGTTACATTTCCGTAAATACCGGTAACGCGGTAGACGCCAATGCCATTCCTATCGACAAGCACGATGCGGATGCAGCATTCGCGGCAGCAGCCTGTATCGGTTGCGGCGCCTGCGTAGCAGCCTGCAAGAACTCTTCCGCCATGCTGTTCACTTCGGCCAAGGTATCCCAGCTGGCACTGTTGCCCCAGGGACATCCCGAGCGCAAGCAAAGAGCAATGGACATGGTTGCGCAAATGGACAAGGAAGGATTCGGTTCCTGCACCAACACCGGCGCCTGCGAAGCAGAATGCCCGAAAGGCATCTCGCTCACCAATATCGCGCGGCTTAACCGCGAGTTCATGGTGGCCGGCCTCACTTCTGAAGCATAACTAATTACTGTACTATAGGCAATGCAAAAGAGGTTGTATCGGGAAAACCGGTACAACCTTTCTTTATTCCGGGCGGTCAGTTCCGGCTGATCAGTTCCAGTTGATCAATTCCTGTGATCAGTTCCAGCCGATCCCAACCGATACACGCCGGGGAACCGCTTTATAATGTTTTGCGCGACCTGCCGCTCATAAAGTCCGCATACTTCCCGTTTTCTTTTTTTTGCTAACTTGTTTGCTTTCCTGCTCATCAAAACGTTTTACACATGTCCAGTAATTCCCGCAGAAAATTCATCAAACAGCTTGGCAGTGCCGCAGCACTCATGGGAGCGGCGCCTTTCAGCGGCCTGGCAGCTGATCCCGCCCGGCAATACCTCATCAAACAGCACAAAGCCATTGCCTCCAATGATAAAATTCGTATTGCCGGTATTGGCATGGGCATCATGGGGTTCGGCGACGTCGACTGCGCCCTGAAAGTGCCGGGCGTAGAACTGGTGGCCGTAGCCGACCTGTATAACGGGCACCTCGAAAAGGCAAAAACCGTGTATGGCAATCACCTCTTTACCACCCGCGATTACCGCGAAATACTGGAGAGAAAGGATATCGATGCCGTGATCATCGCTACGCCGGACCACTGGCACGATACCCAGGCCATCGCCGCGATGGAGAAAGGAAAGCATGTGTACTGCGAGAAACCCATGGTGCAGCAGATCGAAGAAGGGCACCAGGTGATCGCCACACAGCAAAGGACTAAAATGGTGCTGCAGGTAGGCAGCCAGCGCGTCAGCAGCATTGCCCTGGCGGAAGCGCGCAAACGGTATCTCGCAGGGGATATCGGGCAGCTGAACCTGGTGGAAGCGAAAATAGACCGGCACAGCGCCCTCGGCGCCTGGCAATATTCCATTCCCACGGACGCCACCCCGGCAAATATCGATTTTGATACTTTTCTGAAAGACACCCCCAAAGTGCCTTTCGATCCGGTGCGCTTCTTCCGCTGGCGCAACTACCAGGCATACGGTACCGGCGTTCCGGGCGACCTGTTCGTACATCTCATTACGGGCCTGCATTTCATGATCGGCTCCAAAGGCCCCAGCCGCATCTTCTCCTCAGGCAACCTGGTCCAGTGGAAAGACGGTCGGGATGTGCCGGATGTCATGGTCGCCATTTTCGATTACCGGGAAACACCGGAGCATCCCGCTTTCCAGATGACGCTGCGGGTGAATTTCGCGGACGGTGGCGGCGGATCGGAATACACCCGTCTTATCGGTACGGAAGGGGTGCTGGAACTGGGCTGGAACGACTTCCGGATAAAGCAGCATAAACTGCCCGTAGCGCCGGGTTATGGCGGCTGGGACACCTACAACACCTTCACGAAGGAACAGCAGGAAGCTTTCGTTAAACAGTACAATGCGAAATACAGCGCGGCAGACCAGGCCGCCGTTAAAACCGAAGAATCCGCTTTCCGGGCGCCTGCCGGGTATGATGACCGGTACGACCACTTCGTGAATTTCTTCGAGGCCATCCGTTCCGGAAAGCCCGTGGTGGAGGATGCCACCTTCGGCCTCCGCGCCGCAGGCCCCGCACTGGCGGCAAATGAGAGCTATTTCAGGAAAAAAGCGATAGACTGGGATGCGGAAAAGATGCGTATCCTTTAATTCGTTAAATTTAGCTATCCTAATCCTGCTTTATGAAACATATTACCCCTTTTATCATTATCGTGGCCGTAACGGCCTGCAATACAAACGGAAAGAAATTGGAAAAGATAAACGTGGCGCCGCCAACAGTGGAAAAGATCAAAAAGGAAATGACGATCCACGGAGATACCCGGATCGATAATTATTACTGGCTCAACGAAAGGGAAAACCCCAAGGTTATCGCCTATCTCGAAGCGGAAAACAAATACCTGGATACCATGCTTTCGCCCGTAAAGGAATTGCGGGAGCAGCTGTATGAAGAAATGAAAGGCCGCATCAAGGAAAAAGATGAAAGCGTGCCTTATTTTTCCAATGGTTATCTCTATTACACCCGCTACGAAGAAGGAAAAGAATACCCGGTCTATTGCCGGAAAAAAGGCAGCGATTCCTCGCCCGAAGAGATCATCCTGAATGTGAACGACCTGGCCAAAGGCCATGCCTATTTCAGCGCGGTGGGCCTGAACGTGAGCCGGGATAACAAGCTGCTGGCCTATGGCGTGGATACCGTGAGCCGGCGCAAATACACTATTTATATCAAGAACCTGGAAACCGGCGAACTGATGAGCGATGCCATTCCCGAAACCACCGGCGGTTCCACCTGGGCGAATGATAACAAAACGCTGTTCTATACCCGTAAGAACCCCACCACGCTGCGTTCCGAACGCATCGAAAAACATCTGCTCGGAACGGATGCGGCTACGGATAAAACCGTATTCTTCGAAGCAGATGAAACCTACAGCACCTACGTGTACAAAACGAAATCAAAACAATACATCGTGATCGGCAGCGGCAGCACCCTGTCCTCCGAATACCGCATCCTGGATGCAGACCGGCCGGATGGCGCTTTCCGCGTTTTCCATCCCCGGGAGAAAGATATGTTGTACGATATCGATCACCGCGGGGACAAGTTCTTCATCGTTACCAACCAGGACGCGAAGAACTTCCGGCTGATGGAATGCCCGCTGGACAAAACGTCCAAAGACAACTGGAAAGAAGTAGTGCCGCATCGCGCGGATGTGCTGTTGCAAGGCATCGATGTGTTCAACGACTACCTGGTGCTGAGCGAAAGGAAGAACGGGCTGACGCAGATACGGGTGATGAATACCGGTACGCAGCAGGAGCATTACCTGGACTTCGGAGAGCCGGCCTATACCGCCTATTCCTCCGTCAACCCGGAAATGGACGCCAAAGTACTCCGCTACAGCTATACCTCGCTCACCACACCTTTCTCCACGTATGACTATAACATGGAAACAAAGGAGAAGGAACTGAAGAAACAACAGGAGGTGATCGGCGGGTATGATCCGAAGAACTACGTGACGGAAAGGCTTTTTGCGAAGGCGAAGGATGGGGTACAGGTGCCCATATCGCTGGTGTATAAAAAAGGATTTGAAAAGAACGGACAGCAGCCTTTACTGCTGTATGGTTATGGCTCCTATGGCAATTCCATGGATGCTACCTTCAATTCCAACCGTATCAGCCTGCTGGACCGCGGGTTTTGCTATGCCATCGCGCACATCCGCGGAGGGCAGGAGATGGGCCGCCATTGGTATGAGGACGGTAAAATGTTCAAAAAGATCAATACGTTCACGGATTTCATCGACTGTGCCGAATATCTTGTTCAGCAAAAATACACCGGCAGGGAGCATCTCTACGCCATGGGCGGCAGCGCCGGCGGATTGCTCATGGGCGCCATCGTGAACATGCGCCCGGACCTCTGGCATGGGATCGTGGCCGCAGTGCCGTTCGTGGATGTGGTAACCACCATGCTGGATGAAACCATTCCGCTGACCACCGGGGAGTTCGACGAATGGGGAAACCCCAAGAACAAGGATTCCTACGAATACATGAAATCCTATTCACCCTATGATAATGTGGAAAAGAAAGCCTATCCCAATATGCTGATCACCACCGGTCTGCATGACTCGCAGGTGCAGTACTTTGAGCCGGCTAAATGGGTGGCCAAACTCCGGGAGATGAAAACGGACGATAACCTGCTGCTGATGGAAACCAATATGGAAGCAGGCCACGGCGGTGCTTCCGGAAGATTCAGGGCGCTGAAGGACGTGGCGCTGCAGTATGGTTTTCTGCTGTATCTGGAAGGGATTACAAAGTAATTCCTTTCAGCTTTTCACCTTCTTCAGCCGCAGCCCCGCCATCACGAGAAAAAGCCCGAATACGAGCGCGTACACACCCAGCCACCAGGCGATCACCACAACGCCGGTCAGTGGCTGTGCAAACAACAGTATGCCGAAAAGCAGCGAAAATACCCCTGCCAGCACCAGCATCCACTCGTTCTTCAGCTCTTTCCGCAAACGGATCGCCAGTACGATCTCCAGTATCCCCGTGACCACGGACCATAACGCGATCAGCGTCACCAGGAAAACAACCGTAATGCCCGGCATGAACAAGGCCACCAGCCCGGCCGCTATGCCCAGCACCCCCTCCAGCACCAGCACCCACCAATGATTGTCCCTTTTAATGATCCGGAAGCCGTGCACCAGTGAAAACAACCCGTCCACAAAGAGATAAGCCCCCAGGAAAACCACGAGGATGGACAGGGTAATGGCCGGCCAGATGAATGCCACAACGGCAAATATCAACGCCATAACGCCACGGAGGACGAATAACCACCAGAATCTGGCAAGATGTTCGATCATATAATAAGTTTTTTATTTATTTAGATAACAGTACGCTGGCAGGATTGTTCATTAGCCGCGGGAATCGGTGTTCCCGAAACCATTAATATTTTGTAACTTTGCGGCTTCAATTTTAACAGTCTGCGCAATGATCAGTGTAAAAAACGTAACGCTTTCTTTCGGCAAACGGGTGTTGTTCGACGAAGTAAATCTCAACTTTACCAAAGGTAACTGCTATGGCGTGATCGGCGCCAACGGAGCGGGTAAATCCACTTTTCTCAAGATACTGTCCGGCGAAATAGAGCCGAACAAGGGTACCGTGGAGATCACCCCCGGTGAGCGGATGTCCGTACTGAAGCAGAACCACTATGAGTTTGATGAGGTGACTGTATTGAATACTGTGCTCATGGGCAATAAAAAGCTCTGGGAAATAGCGCATGAAAGGGACAGCATCTATGCGAAAGAGGATTTTACCGAAGAAGACGGCATGCGCGCAGGTGAGCTGGAAGCAGAATACGGTGAAATGGGCGGTTATACCGCGGAAAGCGACGCCGGCGTACTGCTGGGCGATCTGGGCGTGAAAGAAGAGCTGCACAGCACATTGATGAAAGACCTCAGCGGGGCGCTCAAGGTACGCGTACTGCTGGCACAGGCATTGTTCGGCAATCCGGACATCCTGCTGCTGGATGAGCCCACCAACCACCTGGATGTGGAAACCATCGGATGGCTGGAAAACTTCCTGGCCGATTATGAGAATATCGTGATCGTGGTGAGCCACGACCGTCACTTCCTCGATGCCGTATGTACCCACGTAGCGGATGTGGACCGGGCCAAGATCAAGATCTTCACCGGTAACTACTCCTTCTGGTATGAATCCAGCCAGTTGATCGCCCGCCAGGTAAACGACAAGAACAAGAAAATGGAGGAGAAGCGTAAAGACCTGATGGACTTCATCGCCCGGTTCAGCGCCAACGCCTCCAAATCCAAACAGGCCACCTCCCGGAAAAAAGCCCTGGAGAAACTGGTGATCGAGGATATCGAGCCCTCCAGCCGCAAATACCCCGGCATCATCTTCAAGCAGCTGCGCG
This genomic stretch from Chitinophaga sp. XS-30 harbors:
- the murQ gene encoding N-acetylmuramic acid 6-phosphate etherase, with the protein product MTFTKVTEQTSDYRHLETMSIREVLTNINKEDQTVPLAVEKAIPQIMKLTAAITDKMLAGGRLFYMGAGTSGRLGILDASECPPTYGVPQGLVVGLIAGGDSAIRRAVENAEDDMEQGWRDLLQYNISDKDVVVGIAASGTTPYVIGALQTCRSQGIITGSISCNPGSPVSAYADYPVEVVVGPEFVTGSTRMKSGTAQKLVLNMISTTVMIQLGRVEDNKMVNMQLSNEKLVDRGVKMVMEQLQLAEYEEAKTLLLEFGSVKRAVESRK
- a CDS encoding succinate dehydrogenase cytochrome b subunit, yielding MKWSQFFNTSIGRKLLVGATGFFLCAFVIVHLAGNISLLKDDGGEAFNTYAAFMGHNALIQFLAWGLKIIIVLHAVIAIVLTVQNRKARPVKYAVKPGNKTSSWFSRQMAIMGSILFIFIVIHLSQFWWAMHYGDINTVSYGAAEEVGDLYEVVYFAFEQLWIVVLYVIGMIALSFHLIHGFRSACQTFGLNHKKYNGMLNFVGVYFFGILIPAGFAVIPVVIFLKQI
- a CDS encoding fumarate reductase/succinate dehydrogenase flavoprotein subunit; this encodes MLNAKIPAGPLETKWSKYKSTVKLVNPANKRKLEVIVIGTGLAGASAAASLAELGYKVKAFCFQDSPRRAHSIAAQGGINAAKNYQNDGDSVFRLFYDTVKGGDYRAREGNVYRLAEVSASIIDQCVAQGVPFAREYGGLLSNRSFGGTQVQRTFYAAGQTGQQLLLGAYSALQRQVALGNVKMYNRHEMLDIVMVDGKARGIIARDLVSGKLERHFGHAVLLCSGGYGNVFYLSTNAMGSNVTAAWKAHKRGAYFGNPCFTQIHPTCIPVSGDHQSKLTLMSESLRNDGRIWVPKKKDDNRKATDIPEDERDYYLERRYPAFGNLVPRDVASRAAKERCDEGYGVGASKMAVYLDFAEAIVRYGKIEASKKGDDNASQEEIIKLGKAVVAEKYGNLFDMYAKITGENPYETPMRIYPAVHYTMGGLWVDYELMTTVPGLYALGEANFSDHGANRLGASALMQGLADGYFVIPYTVGNYLADEIHTKPLPLDHPAFVETEKAVQQQLDTLMGIQGQHSVDHFHKALGKIMWDKCGMARNEKGLKEAIVEIQALRAEFWKNVRIPGSQHAFNPELEKAGRVADFLELGELMCKDALERNESCGGHFREESQTEEGEAKRDDDNYAYVAAWEYKGPGSSELHKEALTFDIVHPTQRSYK
- a CDS encoding succinate dehydrogenase/fumarate reductase iron-sulfur subunit codes for the protein MKLTLKVWRQQNTQDKGRFETYQVSDVSKDMSFLEVFDVLNERLINEGKDPIAFDHDCREGICGMCSMYINGRAHGPWNETTTCQLHMRAYNDGDTIVVEPWRAAAFPVIKDLTVDRTSFDRIIQAGGYISVNTGNAVDANAIPIDKHDADAAFAAAACIGCGACVAACKNSSAMLFTSAKVSQLALLPQGHPERKQRAMDMVAQMDKEGFGSCTNTGACEAECPKGISLTNIARLNREFMVAGLTSEA
- a CDS encoding Gfo/Idh/MocA family protein; this encodes MSSNSRRKFIKQLGSAAALMGAAPFSGLAADPARQYLIKQHKAIASNDKIRIAGIGMGIMGFGDVDCALKVPGVELVAVADLYNGHLEKAKTVYGNHLFTTRDYREILERKDIDAVIIATPDHWHDTQAIAAMEKGKHVYCEKPMVQQIEEGHQVIATQQRTKMVLQVGSQRVSSIALAEARKRYLAGDIGQLNLVEAKIDRHSALGAWQYSIPTDATPANIDFDTFLKDTPKVPFDPVRFFRWRNYQAYGTGVPGDLFVHLITGLHFMIGSKGPSRIFSSGNLVQWKDGRDVPDVMVAIFDYRETPEHPAFQMTLRVNFADGGGGSEYTRLIGTEGVLELGWNDFRIKQHKLPVAPGYGGWDTYNTFTKEQQEAFVKQYNAKYSAADQAAVKTEESAFRAPAGYDDRYDHFVNFFEAIRSGKPVVEDATFGLRAAGPALAANESYFRKKAIDWDAEKMRIL
- a CDS encoding S9 family peptidase, which translates into the protein MKHITPFIIIVAVTACNTNGKKLEKINVAPPTVEKIKKEMTIHGDTRIDNYYWLNERENPKVIAYLEAENKYLDTMLSPVKELREQLYEEMKGRIKEKDESVPYFSNGYLYYTRYEEGKEYPVYCRKKGSDSSPEEIILNVNDLAKGHAYFSAVGLNVSRDNKLLAYGVDTVSRRKYTIYIKNLETGELMSDAIPETTGGSTWANDNKTLFYTRKNPTTLRSERIEKHLLGTDAATDKTVFFEADETYSTYVYKTKSKQYIVIGSGSTLSSEYRILDADRPDGAFRVFHPREKDMLYDIDHRGDKFFIVTNQDAKNFRLMECPLDKTSKDNWKEVVPHRADVLLQGIDVFNDYLVLSERKNGLTQIRVMNTGTQQEHYLDFGEPAYTAYSSVNPEMDAKVLRYSYTSLTTPFSTYDYNMETKEKELKKQQEVIGGYDPKNYVTERLFAKAKDGVQVPISLVYKKGFEKNGQQPLLLYGYGSYGNSMDATFNSNRISLLDRGFCYAIAHIRGGQEMGRHWYEDGKMFKKINTFTDFIDCAEYLVQQKYTGREHLYAMGGSAGGLLMGAIVNMRPDLWHGIVAAVPFVDVVTTMLDETIPLTTGEFDEWGNPKNKDSYEYMKSYSPYDNVEKKAYPNMLITTGLHDSQVQYFEPAKWVAKLREMKTDDNLLLMETNMEAGHGGASGRFRALKDVALQYGFLLYLEGITK
- a CDS encoding HdeD family acid-resistance protein, whose amino-acid sequence is MIEHLARFWWLFVLRGVMALIFAVVAFIWPAITLSILVVFLGAYLFVDGLFSLVHGFRIIKRDNHWWVLVLEGVLGIAAGLVALFMPGITVVFLVTLIALWSVVTGILEIVLAIRLRKELKNEWMLVLAGVFSLLFGILLFAQPLTGVVVIAWWLGVYALVFGLFLVMAGLRLKKVKS
- a CDS encoding ABC-F family ATP-binding cassette domain-containing protein, yielding MISVKNVTLSFGKRVLFDEVNLNFTKGNCYGVIGANGAGKSTFLKILSGEIEPNKGTVEITPGERMSVLKQNHYEFDEVTVLNTVLMGNKKLWEIAHERDSIYAKEDFTEEDGMRAGELEAEYGEMGGYTAESDAGVLLGDLGVKEELHSTLMKDLSGALKVRVLLAQALFGNPDILLLDEPTNHLDVETIGWLENFLADYENIVIVVSHDRHFLDAVCTHVADVDRAKIKIFTGNYSFWYESSQLIARQVNDKNKKMEEKRKDLMDFIARFSANASKSKQATSRKKALEKLVIEDIEPSSRKYPGIIFKQLREVGNQILNIEKLEKSVDGRKLFSDVTFSVNKGDKIAFLSKDHLALSTFFDIINGDQQADSGKLEWGTTVTKAYLPDDNAEFFTGDYNLMDWLRQYVPPHVTDVDEPFLRGFLGKMLFSGDEIMKKTSVLSGGEKVRCMVSRMMLQDPNVVILDEPTNHLDLESIQSFNESMVNFKGIVLFTTHDHTFMQSVANRVIEITPSGIIDRLTSFDEYLADERVRTLRAEMYGEQVTV